One part of the Salvelinus fontinalis isolate EN_2023a chromosome 4, ASM2944872v1, whole genome shotgun sequence genome encodes these proteins:
- the LOC129854503 gene encoding forkhead box protein B1-like, translating into MPRPGRNTYSDQKPPYSYISLTAMAIQSCPEKMLPLSEIYKFIMDRFPYYRENTQRWQNSLRHNLSFNDCFIKIPRRPDQPGKGSFWALHPSCGDMFENGSFLRRRKRFKLMMMASEHLAQSKPSDAAHYLQQQAKLRLSALAASGTHLPQMSGYNIGVSHQPSTFKHPFAIENIIAREYKMPGGLAFSTMQSMSAGYPLHNQLTTAWPHMYSSSVMDTVSPISMASDYSAYGMPLKSICYGAQSLPAIPVPIKPTPTSMPGLSALPTHIPAFLANSPQSLSPTSPQTATSQSSPATPSETLMNPASSAMQSVVSVH; encoded by the coding sequence ATGCCTCGTCCGGGGAGAAACACGTACAGCGACCAGAAACCTCCCTATTCCTACATCTCCCTGACCGCCATGGCGATCCAGTCGTGCCCGGAGAAGATGCTCCCGCTCAGCGAGATCTACAAGTTCATCATGGACAGATTCCCCTACTACAGAGAGAACACCCAGCGGTGGCAGAACTCCTTACGGCACAACCTCTCTTTCAACGACTGTTTTATTAAAATCCCCAGGCGGCCGGACCAGCCGGGTAAAGGGAGTTTCTGGGCTCTCCATCCCAGCTGCGGGGACATGTTCGAAAACGGAAGTTTCTTGCGTCGTCGTAAACGCTTCAAGTTGATGATGATGGCGTCCGAGCACCTGGCGCAGAGCAAGCCGTCGGACGCTGCCCACTATCTCCAACAGCAAGCCAAACTCCGACTGAGCGCCCTGGCTGCTTCTGGCACACATCTCCCGCAAATGTCCGGTTACAACATAGGAGTCTCTCACCAACCGTCAACTTTCAAACACCCGTTCGCAATCGAGAACATAATCGCCAGAGAGTATAAAATGCCAGGCGGGCTGGCCTTCTCCACCATGCAGTCTATGTCTGCTGGTTACCCGCTACACAACCAGCTCACCACGGCCTGGCCTCATATGTACAGCTCCAGCGTCATGGACACGGTATCTCCCATCTCCATGGCCAGTGATTATTCGGCCTACGGAATGCCCCTCAAGTCTATTTGCTATGGCGCGCAGAGTCTACCTGCCATCCCCGTGCCAATCAAGCCCACCCCTACTTCGATGCCAGGGCTCTCGGCGCTGCCAACACATATTCCAGCTTTCTTAGCGAACTCTCCCCAGTCTCTCAGCCCCACGTCTCCTCAGACAGCTACCAGCCAAAGCAGCCCTGCCACGCCGAGCGAAACGCTCATGAACCCGGCCTCTTCGGCCATGCAGTCCGTGGTGTCGGTGCACTGA